GTTGCCGCTCATGTAGGTGACCGGACCCAGAAATTTCTTTTCTGTGTGCGGCTCCGCCGGTGTGACCTGCCGCCGGTATTTCTTTCTGCCGAGGTTCGTGGCAACGCCCGTCGCCTCCTCCACCTCGTTCAGATACCTAAGCGTCGTGGTATTGGTGGCGTCGATCTGCGCCGCCTTTTTCAGAAGCCGTCTGGCTTTTTCGTATTCCTGCTGCTTCAGATAGACCAGCGCCAGCAGATGGTAGCCCTTTATCAGATTCGGATTCTGCGTCAGCACCCGCTTTAACTGCATGACCGCCATATCATCGTCGCCCTGGCGGCAGTATTGCAGCGCCTGGTTGTATTTGCGGATAGTCTGGTTGATGACGTCCAGCTTGTTTTTGTTGGACTGCAGCCTGCTTATGTAAAGGTTCGCCGCATTATTCTCCGGCATGATATTTTTGCTGATTACCCATTCGCTCAGCGCGGAAACTACCTCGCCGGTCTCGTAATAAACCAGACCGAGCAGGTTTCTGGCGTCAATATTTTCTTTATTGAATTTCAAGCTTCGCTTCAGACAGGAGACCGCTCCCGAAAGGTCGCGGACAGTTGCCTTCTCCAGCCCCTCGTTGTACAGCAGATTGGAAATGCGCACCACCCGTTTGAGGATGGAGACATCCGCTCCGCAGCCGCTGCAGTAATCTATGGAAGATAACGGCGTGCCGCAGTAAATACATCTCATACGACCGCCCCCTTATCTGTGCTTATTTTTTTCTTCCTGCAGCATTTCCTTCAGAATATCGGTAATATCCGTAAAGTCGCGCTTGTAAATAGCATCCTCCGCCTCGTTGACATCCAGGCTCGGATGAAATTTCTTCAGTTCCTCTTCGTAATTAATCATATATTCCTCTCCTCTATGAGTGCTTTGATTTCCCCTACCAGATACAGCGAACCGACGCAGAACAAAAGCCCGTCTCCCCGCTTCGCAAGCGCCGTCTCAAAGGCTTTGCCGATATCCGGTACCGCCGTCACCTCTGCGTCTGTATATTTGCGGAAAATCCCGGCGAGCTCCTCCGCCGGAACGATGCGCTTTCCCTCAATCTGGGTGGCTATCACCTCTGACAGCCTGCCGGTGTCGCAGATAGTTTTGATCATCTGTTCGTAGTTTTTCTCAACCACCGCGGAGAAAAGCAGGACGATTCTTCTTCCTTCCTGCACGCCGACAAGCGTCCGCACAAACTGCCGCACTCCGTCCTCGTTGTGCGCTCCGTCCACGATCACACCCGGCAGCACAGTCTCCATGCGCCCCTGCCAGTGAGTGTCCGCCATTGCCTGCAGACGCACATCGCAGGAAATTTCGTGCGACGGATCAATCTTCTCCATAGCCAGCAGCGCCAGCGACGCATTTTCCGCCTGATATGGCGCCGGATAGGGCACGGTGATTTTCCTCTTTTCATAATACAGGGCATTCAGCTTAAAATCAATGCTTTTATCTGTTTTATCCAGAATTTCATACATATCGGCGTGCAGTCCTATCGCCGGAGCGTGCTGCTCCTGTGCTCTTTTCCGGATGACCTCCTCCGCCTCCGGACTGCGGCAGCCGTCATAGATTACCGGCACGCCCTCCTTGATGATACCCGCCTTCTCCCAGGCAATCTGCCCGATGGTGTCGCCGAGAATCTCAGTGTGGTCCAGGCTGATGCTCGTAATCACGCACGCCAGCGGGTGCTCCACGATATTGGTGGCGTCCAGCCGTCCACCCAGTCCGGTCTCCAGCACGGCGTATTCCACCTCATGCCGCTCAAACAGCACCAGGCAGACCGCAAAAAGAATCTCAAAATACGCCGGATGTGCGAAACCGTCCGCCAGCATTTCCCGGATGACCTTAAAAACTTTTTCATACGCCTCCAGAAATTCTCCGTCCGTGACAGGCACATTATTAATCTGAAAACGCTCGTTTATCTTCACCAGATGCGGAGATATAAAAAGTCCTGTTTTCTTTCCCCCCGCCGTCAGCATGGAGGACAGAAACGCACAGACAGAACCTTTGCCGTTCGTCCCCGCCACATGGATTACTTTCATTTTCCGCTCCGGCCGCCCAAGACGCTCTATCATCTCGATGGTATTCTCCGGCTTGTTTTTCGTCGTAAACTTCGGAACGCTCTCTATATAGCTTACCGCTTCCTCGTATGTCATAACAAATGTCACTTCTTTCTTTTCAAACTTCCTGCTCTCCGGATGCGGACCACTTTTTCCGCGCTGCAGCAGCGCCTTCATGTCCGTCCTCATCTATCATATATATTTCGCCCCGGCATTGCAAGTAATTTTTTTCGCGTGATTCGACATCCTGCACGTTACCGTTCAGGCATACAGGAAAAATGGGAAGGCAGACCGTGCAGATTTATCAGCTAATGGCTGGTGCCTAAACAGTAATCCCTGCCGCGACTGCGCCAAGCTGCTCCTGCAGTTTCTCATAAAACGCCGCCAGATGAATCCCGTCCACAAGGGCATGATGGCAGAGCACCGTCACCGGCAGCAGCGTGCGTCCCTCACTGGAAAAATATTTTCCCCAGGTGATACGCGGATTGCTGTCCGCAGGAACCGGTACCGGCTGGATCAGCGATGTGTAGGAAAGCCAGGGAAGCGTGGAAATGAAAAACTCGCCCAGAACATCCTCCTCTTCCTCAATGGAATGTCTCTGCCGGGCAGCCTCCTGCTCGCGCTCTGCATATGGCAGGAACTCCTTTAGCGGCATATTTCCATCCAGCGCGCAGTAACAGTAGGTGCCGTCCTCCAGCGCCACCGTGTGCGAGGTTTTGCACCAGTCAAATTCCACAATACCCTCTTCTTTGATGCGCTGCCGGAATTCCGGAATACTGTTCGCAGCCTGCGCGACGCAATAGCATACCGTCAGAAAAAAGGGCAGACGCTCCCTCTTCATTCTGACCAGCGCGTCCGTAATATCCACATTTACCGTCACTCCGACATAAGGGTACGCCAGACTGCGAAAATATGTAAAATGACTTTTTCTCTTATAAGTATCCATGTCCAGATACCGATAATTCATAGGTTTCCTCCTTTTTATGCAAAAAGAGCCGGGAAGCTCTGTAAGCCCCGGCTCCAAATCTGCATCCTCATTCCCGCCGCTCTGTGCTCTGCGCACCCGAAGCATGGGAATGCTTATCTGTGTTCAGATTACTTTACTTAAAAATGCTTTCAACCGCTCATTTTTCGGGTTTTCGAAGAATTCCGCCGGAGCGGCCTCCTCCAGGATATGCCCGTCCGCCATAAAAAGAATGCGGTCCGCAACCTCGCGTGCGAAGCCCATCTCATGGGTAACAACAATCATGGTCATGTGCTCCCTGGCAAGCTCTCCCATAACCTGCAGCACCTCGCCGACCATTTCCGGGTCGAGCGCCGAAGTCGGCTCGTCGAACAGGAGCACCTCCGGTTTCATGCAGAGCGCGCGCACAATGGCGACACGCTGCTTCTGTCCACCGGAAAGCTGGCTCGGATAAGCATTGGCACGGTCTGCAAGCCCGACGCGCGTCAGAAGCTTCATTGCCTCACGCTCCGCATCCTCTTTGCTGACGCCCTGCAGCTTCATCGGAGCAATCGTCATGTTTTTGAGGATCGTCATATGCGGAAACAGATTAAAGTGCTGGAAAACCATGCCCATTTTCTGGCGGTGCTGGTTGATGTTTACCTTTTTGTCCATTAAATCAACGCCGTTAAAATAAATGTGTCCGTCCGTCGGATCCTCCAGACGGTTCAGGCAGCGCAGGAAAGTGCTTTTTCCGGACCCGGACGGTCCGACCACAAATACAACTTCCCCTCTGCGGATTTCCGTCGTCACGCCGTTTAAAGCATGTACGCCGACAAACTCTTTTTTCAGATTTTCCACGCGGATCAAAGGTTCGTTACCGTTCACTGTTACGCAGCCTCCTCTCCAGAATACTCAGAAGCTTGCTGAAAGCAAGCACCATTACCAGATAGATAAGCGCTACCGCAATCAGCGGCATAAACGCATCGTAGGTACGGCTACGGATGATGTCTCCGCCCTTTGTGAGGTCCTCCAGCGCGATATAACCGGCAACCGACGTCTCCTTCAGAAGAACGATAAACTCATTGCCGAGCGCCGGGAGAACATTTTTCAGCGCCTGCGGCAGCACAATATAAATCATCGTCTGCACATAGTTAAAGCCAAGGCTTCTGCCCGCCTCAAACTGTCCGTTGTCGATGGACATGATACCGCTGCGGATAATTTCCGCCACATATGCGCCGGAATTCAGTCCAAACGCCAGTATCGCCACAATCGTCTTGTCGATTCTCACAGAGCCGAAAATAACGAAATAAATGATCAGAAGCTGCACAACCACCGGCGTTCCGCGGATAACGGTAAGATACAGCTTACACAGCGCATTCAGCACCTTCAGCTTTTTTGTCTTATCATAAGTGGAGCGCACGACCGCCACCAGAAATCCGATTGCAATACCGATCAGGACGGCAAAAACCGTCACTATCAGCGTGGTTTTCAGACCGTTTGTCAGATATTTCCAGCGGTCGTCCGCTATAAAGTTTAAATAAAATTTATCGGTAAAATTCTGCAGCATTATTCTGTAACAGCCTCAGTCTCTGCCTCTGCCGCCTCCGTTGCCGCTTCGGTCGTCTCTTCCTCCGCTGCAGCTTCTGTTTCTTCTTCGCTGCCGTCATTGATGTATTTGTCAACAACTTCCTGGAATGCGCCGTTCTCCTTCAGCGTATTAAGCGCAGTGTTTACCTTTTCCAGCAGCTCGTCATTATCCTTTGCAATGGCAATCGCATATTCTTCATCAGCATATGCCTCGTCGATAATCTTAATGCCTTCGTTCTCAGATACGAATACCTTTGCCGGCTCGTTATCGATGACAACGGCGTCAATCTTGCCCTGGGTAAGCGCCTGTACTGCTTCAAAGCCCTTGTTGTAGCGCTCTACTGTAACGCCCTCCTCGTCGCTCACATAAATGTCTCCGGTCGTTCCGGTCTGTACGCCAACGATTTTTCCGCTGAGGTCATCCGGACCTGCGATATCGCTGTCCTCTTTTACAATAATTACCTGCTTTGCGGTTGCATAGGTATCCGTAAAGTTTACAGACTGCATACGGTCTTCTGTAACGGTAAGACCAGCCATTGCAATGTCCGCTTTTCCGGACTGAACCGCTGCCAGAACGGAATCAAATGCCATATCTTCAATCTCCAGAGTCATGCCAAGCTCTTCTGCAATCAGAGCTGCAACCTCCGCATCAATTCCGACGATCTCGTCGCCCTCATGATACTCATACGGCGGGAACTCCGCGTTGGTCGCCATCACCAGGACATTGTCCTCCTCCGCCATAGCGCCAAACCCGAATGAAAGAACCATCGTGCCTGCAAGTAAAGCTGCTGTTAATTTTTTCATAATACTCATCCTCCTGCATAATCTTGAATAAATATACTTGAATATTCATGATTAATACGCTACCACCAATCAAAATTTTTGTCAATCGTTTTTTACGGCTTTATTAGCAATTTGCGCACCGTGTGCCATCTCGCACGCTCTGCGCGCCGGGTGGCGGCGCGCCCTATAAATCGTCAAAAAAAGCACCGGGATTCCAAGCTTTCGCTTGCCTCCCGGTGTTTTTTTGACGATTTGCACGGCTTGGCTAGGTACCAAAGTACGAGAAATGCATATAATCCTTGCTGTCGCCCCAGTCTCCCTGGCTGAAGCCGTATTTTTTGAATATTTTTGCAACTACGCCGTCTTTTGGAATGGAATAGGGGTCAGTGCCGGGCTTCCAGTATTTTCCGGCGGTGATGGCGCCGGTCCTTACATTAACCATGTAGTTTTCCGTCCAGTTTATATCGATAGCGGTGCCGGTGTTGTGCTCGGAATGACCGCCCCGCCATTCGTACCCGCCCAGCTCGTGAATCGGGAATTTTGACGGGTCTTTGTATATTTCATTAAAAATCTGCTGGACCGTCGCCGCGAGATTTTTGTGCACCATGATGGTCCACGTACGGGTATATTTTTCGCCGCTCTTCCCGTTTTTGAAATCCCAGGTCTTCACCGTAATGGACTTCATGTTTTTCTTCGCCTGCGACGCGGAGGTGTAATAGCCGCCCGGATAACGCATACTTAAACTGGCGTCGCCGAACACCTTCTGATATTTCTGCTTTTTCGTCGGATTCTGAAGAGTCCCCGCAGAGCCTCCCGAACTGCCGCCGGTTCCTGCAGAGCTGTTATTGCCGGTGCTTCCATTCTTATCTGTCTGCGAAGTTTTCTTCGCAATATAGCCATAGGCAATGCCGGACAGCTTTCCGAAAGAAGTGCCCGCTTTATTTTTCTTATAGGCGCGCACCACATAAGCGTAAGCCTTTCCCTGCTTTCTTCCGCTGATGGTACAGCTCGTTTTTGATGCGCCGCTGATGGTTTTCACCCGCTTATACAGCGTGCTGCCAGATGAATAATCCCGGCAGAAAATCTGATAGCCGGTCGCCCCGCTCACCTTTTTCCAGGTAACCTTATGCTTCGTAGTACCGGATGCCGTTACTTTAACACTTTTCACCTGCGCCGGCGCCGCCGGTTTTTTCGCCGCCTGCGCGAATGCCGCAAGCCCCGCCCAGAGCATCAGCGCCGCAAGCATCGTCATCATAACCCGGACAATAGAATTTTTCCTGCTGCAAACCATGTCTGTTTCCTCCCAATCTGCATTTTCCCTCATAATACTTTTTCATGCCAGACTGCCCGGCACTGCGTCCTCCGGCAGTCTTTTCTGTATCATAACATATTTTTTAACAGATTGGAAGTATTTATTTCAAAATTGTTACATTTTTATTACCGTTTTTCACAGTGATTTAACGGTTGGCAGGCGCGCTTTTTTCTGTTATACTCATAAAAAAGGTCTTTACCCGCCCTCTTATAACCGCGGCGGATTCCGGCCACCGACTCCCGGCATCGTAAAAAGCTTTGCCCGGACACGACAAAAAAGGAAGTGTACTGCAGATGAATGCACAGAAACCCTCTGTTTCACAAAAGAACCAAAACGCGCTCAACCAGCTTGCCCTGAAGGCAGGCTTATTCTATATTTTCGCACAGCTTCTTGTGCGCGGCATCACCTTTCTGACAACGCCCATCCTCACCCGGCTTTTGTCGAAGGCGCAGTACAGCGATGTGCGGCTCTACGAATCCTGGCTGCTGATTATCGGTCCCGTTTTTTCACTGAATCTGTACCGCAGCGTGGAGCGCGCGAAATACGAAAATGGAAAAAATTTCAATGAATTTGTCTCCTGTACGCAGACGCTTTCTTATTTATCCATCGGCTTCTGTTTTCTGGTCTGTCTGATTTTTAAAGAACCGCTGAAGATTTTCTGCGATATGAATGATCTGATGTTTTACATGGCGTTTCTCTACACCTTCGCCCACACTGCGATTATGTTCCTGCAGCGGCGTGAAAAACAGATGATGCGCTATAAAGCAAGCACCGCCGTAACGGCGCTGACAGTAATTCCCGCCACACTGCTGTCCATTCTTCTTATCTGGATCGGGAAAGAGACCGGACACAGCGATGCCCTTGTCTCCCTGCGCGTCATCGGCTACTATGTGCCATTCGTGCTCGCCGGAACCATCATCGCCATCGTGCTGCTCGTCCAGGGAAAAAAAGCCGTCTCCCGTGCGCACTGGAAATATGCGCTGCTGTTTTCGCTCCCGCTGATTCCGGAAGCGATATCCATCCAGATCATGAACCAGGCAGACCGGATTATGGTCCGCCATCTGATCGGCAAAGAAGAGGCAGCCATCCTCGCGCTCGGCACTACCGTTTCCTATATTATCTGGATTCTGGAAGATTCGGTGTGGAACGCCTGGCTGCCCTGGCTTTATGAAAAAATTTCCCGGAAGGAAACCGCCGACGTGGAAAAGCCGTGGACAATTCTCATGCACGGCTTCGGCATCCTCTCCTGGTTTCTTGTTCTGCTCTCCCCGGAAATCGTGGCAATCCTCGGAAGCAGCGAATACCGCGACTGTATCTACCTGACGGCGCCCATGCTGACAGGCACGCTCTTCCGCTTCTACAGCTACAGCTACACGGCGGTCGGAAACTACCACAAAAAGACCGGCTATGTAGCGGCCTCCACCGTCGGTACCATGCTGCTTAACGTGATTCTGAATTACATCTGCATCCGCAGCTTCGGCTACCGGGCAGCCGCTTACACCACCGCTTTCAGCTATTTTGTGCTGCTGCTCGTGCAGAGCTTTATGGAATACCGTCTGACCGGCACGCTCAT
This is a stretch of genomic DNA from Marvinbryantia formatexigens DSM 14469. It encodes these proteins:
- a CDS encoding bifunctional folylpolyglutamate synthase/dihydrofolate synthase; protein product: MKALLQRGKSGPHPESRKFEKKEVTFVMTYEEAVSYIESVPKFTTKNKPENTIEMIERLGRPERKMKVIHVAGTNGKGSVCAFLSSMLTAGGKKTGLFISPHLVKINERFQINNVPVTDGEFLEAYEKVFKVIREMLADGFAHPAYFEILFAVCLVLFERHEVEYAVLETGLGGRLDATNIVEHPLACVITSISLDHTEILGDTIGQIAWEKAGIIKEGVPVIYDGCRSPEAEEVIRKRAQEQHAPAIGLHADMYEILDKTDKSIDFKLNALYYEKRKITVPYPAPYQAENASLALLAMEKIDPSHEISCDVRLQAMADTHWQGRMETVLPGVIVDGAHNEDGVRQFVRTLVGVQEGRRIVLLFSAVVEKNYEQMIKTICDTGRLSEVIATQIEGKRIVPAEELAGIFRKYTDAEVTAVPDIGKAFETALAKRGDGLLFCVGSLYLVGEIKALIEERNI
- a CDS encoding CatA-like O-acetyltransferase encodes the protein MNYRYLDMDTYKRKSHFTYFRSLAYPYVGVTVNVDITDALVRMKRERLPFFLTVCYCVAQAANSIPEFRQRIKEEGIVEFDWCKTSHTVALEDGTYCYCALDGNMPLKEFLPYAEREQEAARQRHSIEEEEDVLGEFFISTLPWLSYTSLIQPVPVPADSNPRITWGKYFSSEGRTLLPVTVLCHHALVDGIHLAAFYEKLQEQLGAVAAGITV
- a CDS encoding amino acid ABC transporter ATP-binding protein, which gives rise to MNGNEPLIRVENLKKEFVGVHALNGVTTEIRRGEVVFVVGPSGSGKSTFLRCLNRLEDPTDGHIYFNGVDLMDKKVNINQHRQKMGMVFQHFNLFPHMTILKNMTIAPMKLQGVSKEDAEREAMKLLTRVGLADRANAYPSQLSGGQKQRVAIVRALCMKPEVLLFDEPTSALDPEMVGEVLQVMGELAREHMTMIVVTHEMGFAREVADRILFMADGHILEEAAPAEFFENPKNERLKAFLSKVI
- a CDS encoding amino acid ABC transporter permease, with the protein product MLQNFTDKFYLNFIADDRWKYLTNGLKTTLIVTVFAVLIGIAIGFLVAVVRSTYDKTKKLKVLNALCKLYLTVIRGTPVVVQLLIIYFVIFGSVRIDKTIVAILAFGLNSGAYVAEIIRSGIMSIDNGQFEAGRSLGFNYVQTMIYIVLPQALKNVLPALGNEFIVLLKETSVAGYIALEDLTKGGDIIRSRTYDAFMPLIAVALIYLVMVLAFSKLLSILERRLRNSER
- a CDS encoding basic amino acid ABC transporter substrate-binding protein yields the protein MVLSFGFGAMAEEDNVLVMATNAEFPPYEYHEGDEIVGIDAEVAALIAEELGMTLEIEDMAFDSVLAAVQSGKADIAMAGLTVTEDRMQSVNFTDTYATAKQVIIVKEDSDIAGPDDLSGKIVGVQTGTTGDIYVSDEEGVTVERYNKGFEAVQALTQGKIDAVVIDNEPAKVFVSENEGIKIIDEAYADEEYAIAIAKDNDELLEKVNTALNTLKENGAFQEVVDKYINDGSEEETEAAAEEETTEAATEAAEAETEAVTE
- a CDS encoding M15 family metallopeptidase → MVCSRKNSIVRVMMTMLAALMLWAGLAAFAQAAKKPAAPAQVKSVKVTASGTTKHKVTWKKVSGATGYQIFCRDYSSGSTLYKRVKTISGASKTSCTISGRKQGKAYAYVVRAYKKNKAGTSFGKLSGIAYGYIAKKTSQTDKNGSTGNNSSAGTGGSSGGSAGTLQNPTKKQKYQKVFGDASLSMRYPGGYYTSASQAKKNMKSITVKTWDFKNGKSGEKYTRTWTIMVHKNLAATVQQIFNEIYKDPSKFPIHELGGYEWRGGHSEHNTGTAIDINWTENYMVNVRTGAITAGKYWKPGTDPYSIPKDGVVAKIFKKYGFSQGDWGDSKDYMHFSYFGT
- a CDS encoding lipopolysaccharide biosynthesis protein, with amino-acid sequence MNAQKPSVSQKNQNALNQLALKAGLFYIFAQLLVRGITFLTTPILTRLLSKAQYSDVRLYESWLLIIGPVFSLNLYRSVERAKYENGKNFNEFVSCTQTLSYLSIGFCFLVCLIFKEPLKIFCDMNDLMFYMAFLYTFAHTAIMFLQRREKQMMRYKASTAVTALTVIPATLLSILLIWIGKETGHSDALVSLRVIGYYVPFVLAGTIIAIVLLVQGKKAVSRAHWKYALLFSLPLIPEAISIQIMNQADRIMVRHLIGKEEAAILALGTTVSYIIWILEDSVWNAWLPWLYEKISRKETADVEKPWTILMHGFGILSWFLVLLSPEIVAILGSSEYRDCIYLTAPMLTGTLFRFYSYSYTAVGNYHKKTGYVAASTVGTMLLNVILNYICIRSFGYRAAAYTTAFSYFVLLLVQSFMEYRLTGTLIIPIRKTVAVSLAYFVLCCASMLLFSCPALLRYGVLLAGALAAVRFLLPQCLGILKLLKK